CCCCAGCCGGGGCGGGTTGCTGGTGCACGGGCACCTGGACGTGGTGCCCGCAGACCCGGCCGAGTGGTCCGTGCACCCCTTCTCCGGGGCCGTCCAGGACGGCTACGTGTGGGGGCGCGGCGCGGTCGACATGAAGGACATGGTCGCCATGAGCCTCGCGATCGCGCGGCGGTTCAAGCGGGACGGCATCGTGCCGCCGCGGGACGTGGTGTTCGCCTTCCTGGCCGACGAGGAGGCCGGGGGCTTCCACGGGGCGCAGTGGCTGGTCGACCACCGCCCCGAGCTGTTCGAGGGGTGCACCGAAGCGATCAGCGAGGTCGGTGGGTTCTCCGTCACGCTCAAGGACGGCGTGCGCGCCTACCTGGTGCAGACCGCGGAGAAGGGCATCCGCTGGCTGAAGCTGCGGGTCCGGGCGCGGGCCGGGCACGGGTCGATGGTGCACGACGACAACGCTGTGACGAAGCTCTCCGAAGCCGTCGCCAAGCTCGGCAACCACCGGTTCCCGCTGGTGCTGACCGACTCGGTGCAGGAGTTCCTCTCCGGTGTCACCGAGATCACCGGATGGGACTTCCCGGAGGACGACGTCGAGGGCGCGGTCGCCAAGCTCGGCAACCTGTCGCGGATGATCGGCGCCACACTGCGCGACACCGCCAACCCGACGATGCTCACCGCCGGCTACAAGCACAACGTCATCCCGTCCGTGGCCGAGGCCGCGGTGGACTGCCGGATCCTCCCCGGTCGGGAGGAGGCGTTCGACCGCGAGCTGGCCGAGCTGCTCGGCCCCGACGTGGAGCGCGAGTGGGTCGGGCTGCCGCCTGTCGAAACCAAGTTCGAAGGGCGGATCGTCGACGCCATGAGCGCCTCGCTGCTCGCCGAGGACCCGGGCGCCAAGGCGCTGCCGTACATGATGTCCGGCGGCACCGACGCCAAGTCGTTCAGCCGGCTCGGCATGAACTGCTACGGGTTCGCCCCGCTGAGGCTGCCCGCGGACCTCGACTTCAGCGCGCTGTTCCACGGCGTCGACGAGCGGGTCCCGGTCGACGCGCTGAAGTTCGGCGTGCGGGTGCTGGACCGCTTCCTCCGCTCCAGCTGAGTGTCGGAGGTGTCTGGTTCCATCGACACCCGAGTCGATCTTCGGGGAGGTGCGGTGTGGACCTGGCGCGCTTGATCGAGACCTACCTGGAGCACTTGCAGGCGCGCAAGCTCGCGGCCAACTCGCTGCGGGCCTACCGGCGCGATCTGGAGTCGGTGGCCGGTGAGCTGGCCGAGCTCACCGGCCTCGCCGCCGACCAGTTGCCGGTGGAGCGCGTCGACGCCTCGGTGCTGCGGTCGGCGTTCGCCCGGTTCGCGGCGTCCCGGTCGGCGTCGTCGGTGACCCGGGCGTGGTCGACCTGGAACGGGTTCTTCGGGTTCCTGGTGGTCGAAGGCGCGGTGCCGGGCAACCCGATGCAGGTGGTCCCCAAGCCGCGCCACGCCCCGTCGACGCCGAAGCCGTTGCAGGGGGAGGACACGCCGGAGCGGTTGCTGCAGATGGTCGCCGCGGGGGCCAGGCGGGCGCGCAATCCCTGGCCGGAGCGCGACCTTGCGGTGCTGGCCACGCTGCTGTGCACGGGGGTGCGCTCGGCCGAGCTGCTGGAGCTCACCGTGGCGTCGCTGGCCGGGCGCGTCGGCGACCGGCGGCTGCACGTGCACGGCAAGGGCGGCAAGAACCGCTCCATCCCGATCGAGGACGCCCTGGACGCGACGATCCAGGACTACCTGCGGACGCGGCGGGAGCGGTTCGGCGACCGCCTGCCCGGTGACGCACCGTTGTTCGTCGACCACCGCGGCGAGCGGCTCCAGCGCGGCGGGCTGCAGTACCTGGTGCGGCAGTCGCTGCGGGCCGCCGGGGTGTCCGACCGGGTCCAGCGGGGCGCGATGGTGCACGCCCTGCGCCACACCTTCGCCACCCGGCTCGCCGAGGACGGGGCCAACGCCGCCGAGATCGCCAAACTGCTCGGCCACTCGTCGATCAACTCCAGCCAGACCTACATCGACGTGACCGCCCGCGAGCAGCGGTTGTCGGTGCGGGCGAACCGGACGCTCAACGTCCTCGGAGAGCTCTCCAGCGGCTCGGTGCGGTAGCGCCTGTCAGGCGACGTCGGTGGGGCATCCGGTCGCGAGGGGCGCCGGAACCGTGCGGGCGCGACGAGATCCCTGCGAGGAACGCTCGCTGTGATCGAGGGATCGGTCGAGCGACAGCCGTGAAGCGCGAAGAGACCGAGTGTCCTCTATAGACATAAAAGATCCGTGGTCGCCTACCGGTGGAGGACTTCGGTGCCTCGGTGCCGCGTTCGGCGTTCGCGCGGTTCGACGGCCCGAGAACAGAACGGCATGGGCGCTGCCGAGGATCGGCCCGACCGTTCCCGTGCGTGCTGCGTGGGCGAACCGCCCGAAATTCGCCCGGTGGTAGTCGCGGATGGGTAGATTCACGGTGCGTGAGCTTTGCTGCCGGTAGAGGACCGGCAGGGTGAATTGGGAGCTGATCGGGATGGGTTCGATGGTTCGTCTCCCGCTGTGACGCTTTCTCGATGTCGTCGCCGTTCTGCCAGGCGAGCACGATGTAGCAGGTGAGCACGACGGTGAACAGCGCGCTGAGGACGCCGTTGACGAAGGACTGCGAGCCCGAGTCCGCTCCGCCGGAAGCGGCTGCCTTGCGGCGCGCGTTCAGCACGGTGACCCCAGCGACGGCGAGGGGCAGCATGCCGATCGCCGGCAGGCTGATGAAGGTCACGACGGCGAGTCCGAACGGATGCGTGAGGAAGTCGGGATGCCGGGCGCCCGGGATCCGGGTGCGGCCGAGGTGTGAACGTACTGGGACCGTTGTGCCAAACCCCAGTCGCGCACGCGAAGCCGCTCGGACGGCTCTTACCGGCTCGCGCCCTCACGACCGCGAATCGGTGGCGGGCACGGTGTTTCAGGCGTGGGTCGACCGTGGTACCCAGTGGCATGCTGCTGAGGCTTCCTGGGGTTTACCGCCCGCAGGGCGATTCGTTGCTGCTGGCGGAAGCCCTTCGCGAGGTCGGGCTCCAGCGCGGGTCGCGGGTGCTCGACATCGGGACGGGTACCGGTGTCCTCTCGATCGCCGCGGTGCGCGCGGGTGCGGCTGAGGTCTCGGCGGTCGATGTCTCGCGGTCGGCGGTGCTGTCCGCGCGGTTCAACGCGGGAGTGCGCGGGTGCCCGGTGCAGGTCCAGCGGATCTCCTCGCTGGAGGACCTCCTGGGCGCGCGGTACGACGTCGTCCTGTCCAACCCGCCTTACGTCCCGTCCCCGTGCGACGAGCTGCCCCGGCGCGGTGGTGCGCGGTGCTGGGACGCGGGCGTCGACGGGCGCGCGGTGCTGGACCAGATCTGCGAGATCGCGCCGGAACTGCTGAACCCGGGCGGTGTCCTGCTCCTCGTGCAGTCCTGCTTGTCCGGGGTGCAGCAGACGATGGAACGGCTCGAGGACGCGGGCCTGGGGACGTCGCTGGTCGCGCGACGGCGCCAGCCGTTCGGGCCCGTGCTGCGCAGCCGCGCCGCGTTGCTGGAAGAGCGCTCGCTGATCGGGCGCGGGGAGCGCATGGAAGAACTGGTGGTGGTTCGAGGTGACCGAACCGACGGCGCGGTACCGCGCGGACTGGCGTCGGGTGCGGATCGTGCCTGGCGGCCCGGTCCTGATCGACGGGCCGGTGGACATCGTCACGGGTGACGGCACGACGCACAGCTCCGACCGCGTCGTGGTCGCGCTCTGCGCCTGCCGGCGCAGCCACCGGTTCCCGTTCTGCGACACCAGCCACCGGCGCCGGGTCCGGCGGACGACCGAGCCCGACGCCGAGGGGTCAGCTCAGCGGCCGGAGCAGTGACGTGCCGCCCCGCTCCCGCCACGCGGTGAGCAGCGCCTCCGCGAACCTGGCTTCCAGGAACTCAGTGGCCTGGATGCCGAACACCACGTCGGCGGCCAGGTCCGGTTCCTGAGCGAGCAGGTCGTCGATGACGTCGTGCCGCATGATCTGCTCGTGCACGGCGTCGGCTTCGATGTGCTCGGTGAAGAACAACGTGCACTCCGGTGGTGCGCCGAGCCGTTCCAGGGCGCTCGCCATCCGCCGGGCGCTCGGCGCCGTGCTGATCTCGGCGGCGCTGAAGTGCCCGACGAGGGCCCCGCGCAGGCTGCGGTGCAGGCCGAACAGCGACATGAGGTTGACGATCGCGATCTGCGGCGCGGGCACGATGTCGAGGTAGTGCAGGTAGTCCGAGCTCAACCCGGCCGCGTCGAGCAGATCGGCGTACAGCTGGGCGTGGACGCGTTCGGCCTTGCCGCCGCCGAACTCGTCGAACTCCACCGCGACCAGGGCCGCCTTCGCGCGACCGCGCAGCCGCGGGATGACCCACGCGTGCGGGTCGGCTTCCTTGAGGTGGTAGATCGACCGGTGCGCGAAGAACTCGCGCACCTGCTCCCAGGTCCCGTGCTCCCGCAGGTGGTTCGGCACGCCGTCGTTCGGGATGAACTCGGTGAGCAGCTCCTCGACGACGCCGTCCACGTCGTCACCGCCCTCGACCTCCTCGCGCAACGCGGTGAGGAAGCGGCGCTCCAGCTCGGCCCGCAGCGCCAGCAGCGCGGGGTCCCACTCCCACTCCGCGGGCACGCTGCGGAAGCCCCGGTAGTGCAGCTCGTAGCAGGTGTGCAAGGCGATCGCGAGGTCGTCGCCGAAGGGGTCGGGGTCCAGCGCCCGGACCACCGAGGGCGCCGGCGTGGGCCGGGTCTCGCGCAGCACGTCGACGACCGCCTCGGACACCGGGCCGCGCGGTTCCGGGAGCGCGGGTGCCACCGCGACGTCGAGCCCGCTGGTGCTCATCGTGCCTCCTCTGGCGTCATCGTCTGGACGGGTCGCAACGGGTAGGTGTGGTCGGCGATCATGTCCACCACCGCGAGCGGGCCGCCCCGCGCGGCGCGGCGCTGCTGGTCGGCCCCGGTGCCGTGGGCGGACAGCGACCGGAGGCGTTCCCGCACGACCGCGAGGTCGCCCGTCTCCTCCAGGGCCGGGGAGACCCGGTCCAGCATGGTGCGCACCAGTTCCGGTGCGGGCACGCGTTCCTCGCGGAGGAGGTCGACCGCCGGACCCGTCGGCCCGTAGCGCGCCGCGGACCAGACCGCGGCCGCGGCGGCCTGCTCCCCGACGCGCGGGGCTTCGCGTCCCGCGGCGAGTTCGGCGAGGGCGTGCTGGACCAGGCCACGCGTCAGCGCCGCGATGAGGACGGTGTCCTCGACCGCGAGCAGCGCGTCCGTCGCGCGGACCTCGACCGTCGGCAGGTGGGGGGAGAGCCTGGCCAGCCAGAAGTTCATGCGCGGGTCGACGAGCGCCCCGCAGGCGACCAGGCGGTCCAGCTGCTCGTGGTAGGCGGCCGCGGAGGCGAAGCACGGCGGGACGCCGGATCCCGGGAAGCGGGACTGCAGCATGATCCGCCAGCTCATGTACCCGGTGTCCCGGCCGAGGTGGTACGGGGAGTTCGCCGACAGCGCCACCAGGACCGGCAACCACGGTCGCAGGTGGTTCAGCACCGCGACCCCGGTGTCCTGGTCCGGGACGCCGACGTGCACGTGGCACCCGCAGGACTGGTAGTCGGCGACGACAGCCTGGTACGCGTCGGCGATGCGCCGGAAGCGCTCGCCGTCGGAGACGGGCGGGGGCGGGCCGCTCACCACGGGCGTTCCGGCGGAGACCAGCAGGGCCTCCGCCCGACGCGCGGCGGTGGCGAGCTTCCGGCGTCCGCAGCGCAGGTGCTGTTCCAGCTCGGCCAGCTCGGTGCACCGGCCGGTGACGGCTTCGACCTGGCTGCTGAGCAGTTCGGCGTGCAGCTCGGTGCCCAGGCCGTCGTCCTCCTCGGCGGCGTCGGCCAGGACCGCGCCCGCCAGGGGGACTGCCTGTCTCGTGTGCGCGTCGACCAGCAAGAACTCCTCTTCAACTCCCATGGTCGTGCCACCGGCAGCACCCGGTCGCGCAACGCCGTGCATGCGGTACGCCCTTTCGCCACGATCGCCGACGGTTCGCTGAGTACCCGGGTCCGCCCGTTCGCACACCGCCCCGGACCG
This region of Saccharopolyspora hordei genomic DNA includes:
- a CDS encoding CDGSH iron-sulfur domain-containing protein — translated: MTEPTARYRADWRRVRIVPGGPVLIDGPVDIVTGDGTTHSSDRVVVALCACRRSHRFPFCDTSHRRRVRRTTEPDAEGSAQRPEQ
- a CDS encoding M20/M25/M40 family metallo-hydrolase, whose product is MSGTDHDAGLRRAEEEVVGLASDLIRIDTTNTGDPETLVGERAAAEYVAGKLSEVGYEVAYVESGDHPGRGNVIARLPGADPSRGGLLVHGHLDVVPADPAEWSVHPFSGAVQDGYVWGRGAVDMKDMVAMSLAIARRFKRDGIVPPRDVVFAFLADEEAGGFHGAQWLVDHRPELFEGCTEAISEVGGFSVTLKDGVRAYLVQTAEKGIRWLKLRVRARAGHGSMVHDDNAVTKLSEAVAKLGNHRFPLVLTDSVQEFLSGVTEITGWDFPEDDVEGAVAKLGNLSRMIGATLRDTANPTMLTAGYKHNVIPSVAEAAVDCRILPGREEAFDRELAELLGPDVEREWVGLPPVETKFEGRIVDAMSASLLAEDPGAKALPYMMSGGTDAKSFSRLGMNCYGFAPLRLPADLDFSALFHGVDERVPVDALKFGVRVLDRFLRSS
- a CDS encoding tyrosine-type recombinase/integrase → MDLARLIETYLEHLQARKLAANSLRAYRRDLESVAGELAELTGLAADQLPVERVDASVLRSAFARFAASRSASSVTRAWSTWNGFFGFLVVEGAVPGNPMQVVPKPRHAPSTPKPLQGEDTPERLLQMVAAGARRARNPWPERDLAVLATLLCTGVRSAELLELTVASLAGRVGDRRLHVHGKGGKNRSIPIEDALDATIQDYLRTRRERFGDRLPGDAPLFVDHRGERLQRGGLQYLVRQSLRAAGVSDRVQRGAMVHALRHTFATRLAEDGANAAEIAKLLGHSSINSSQTYIDVTAREQRLSVRANRTLNVLGELSSGSVR
- a CDS encoding carboxylate-amine ligase, encoding MHGVARPGAAGGTTMGVEEEFLLVDAHTRQAVPLAGAVLADAAEEDDGLGTELHAELLSSQVEAVTGRCTELAELEQHLRCGRRKLATAARRAEALLVSAGTPVVSGPPPPVSDGERFRRIADAYQAVVADYQSCGCHVHVGVPDQDTGVAVLNHLRPWLPVLVALSANSPYHLGRDTGYMSWRIMLQSRFPGSGVPPCFASAAAYHEQLDRLVACGALVDPRMNFWLARLSPHLPTVEVRATDALLAVEDTVLIAALTRGLVQHALAELAAGREAPRVGEQAAAAAVWSAARYGPTGPAVDLLREERVPAPELVRTMLDRVSPALEETGDLAVVRERLRSLSAHGTGADQQRRAARGGPLAVVDMIADHTYPLRPVQTMTPEEAR
- a CDS encoding HemK2/MTQ2 family protein methyltransferase, which produces MLLRLPGVYRPQGDSLLLAEALREVGLQRGSRVLDIGTGTGVLSIAAVRAGAAEVSAVDVSRSAVLSARFNAGVRGCPVQVQRISSLEDLLGARYDVVLSNPPYVPSPCDELPRRGGARCWDAGVDGRAVLDQICEIAPELLNPGGVLLLVQSCLSGVQQTMERLEDAGLGTSLVARRRQPFGPVLRSRAALLEERSLIGRGERMEELVVVRGDRTDGAVPRGLASGADRAWRPGPDRRAGGHRHG
- a CDS encoding iron-containing redox enzyme family protein; this translates as MSTSGLDVAVAPALPEPRGPVSEAVVDVLRETRPTPAPSVVRALDPDPFGDDLAIALHTCYELHYRGFRSVPAEWEWDPALLALRAELERRFLTALREEVEGGDDVDGVVEELLTEFIPNDGVPNHLREHGTWEQVREFFAHRSIYHLKEADPHAWVIPRLRGRAKAALVAVEFDEFGGGKAERVHAQLYADLLDAAGLSSDYLHYLDIVPAPQIAIVNLMSLFGLHRSLRGALVGHFSAAEISTAPSARRMASALERLGAPPECTLFFTEHIEADAVHEQIMRHDVIDDLLAQEPDLAADVVFGIQATEFLEARFAEALLTAWRERGGTSLLRPLS